ACCTACCAGAGAAGAACAGAGAATAACCCCCCCTCCACGCATATCGGCACCACACTGTGCCATACGTTGCCGCTAGCGGTTTCCAGCGCGTACACACAGTCGCGCATTGCATGTCCACAGGCGCCGACGAGACGGCCATGGGGGATGGGAGGGGCGTGAGGACAGAGTCAGGCATCAAGTGCGACACAATAGAAGAGGCGACGAGACCGAGAGAGGATGCACATGAgccgaaaacaaaaaacgaagaaagagggaggcaaGTCCACGCAGACCGCTGCTGATGGAGAGAGTCgcactcccaccccctcccagACAACACAGAGGACGCAGAACATAAAATAAGGACAACAGAGACTGACGCAGAAGAGGCCCAAGAACAACAATAAAGGGAAAACACACAACACTAAAGGCGTCAGGCGCAGCGAATGATTTGGACGCTCTGCCAACTCCCCTGCATGCGgttcctccttttccttgcTCCACCTCAAGCTCGCTACCGCGTCCTGCATACTATCGGATTTCCTCATGTCAGTGCTGCTCTTGTGGTAGGAGATCAGGGCTCATCGATGATGGGCTTCACCCATTCCCCCTGTCCACAGAGGGACGAAGTCTTCCTCGGCTCTTCTAGTTCAATTCGCTCTCACAGTACACACGCAACGTGCGTAAAGGCGTGCAGCAAGCTTCTCCatcatgcgcacacgcacaacaacGAGAGAAAAAAATGCCACATTCTCCCAAAATCAAAAGAGATCCAAAAGAGAAATTGGTCCACATCGATGCGATCacttgtgcgcgcgtgtgtgtgtgcgtgtggcctCGCAAGGATGCCTGCTCGACAAGAGTCGGGGACGATGGCCAGTGCGTTTCTCTCCACCTCAGCGCACCACACCGATGAGGCGCAAGAGAGCAGGAAAAACGCTGGAAACGGAAGCCTCCGACAACACCAGCAGAATAAAATCCACAAGGACTGTCGCGCAACTACACAGCGAAGACAGACAAGAGAAAACCCTCAAAGACTGCACAACTACCCACGACACCTTCCCTCACGCACCAGGCGCAGCAAGCGaaggaaacacacacaaccacggCAACAAAAGATTATCTTGTTGTCGATCTCCCAGCGGAAATCGGCGAACGGAGAGTGGAAGGAGCGCAGTGcccgaggggagggggggcacagGGGGGGGCcaggcgcgtgcacacagacgcaTCCCCCCTTGCCGACCCCCgcgggaggtggagagagaaaacggtGTTGAGGGCCTCGCCCGGCCACCCGGGGACAGTGGTGCGACATGCCCGTGAATGCCCAGGGAGCACCCCCTGACGCTTGGTGGgtctgcgcgcgcagcggcagtcgcagGCCTCGCCTCCAACGCACCCCTTCGTGTGCACCACCCCTCCGCCCTGCCCGGTGCGCCAAGTCCCCCAGGGTGTCCCCGGGTGCGCTCGTCGAGGGAGACCCCCTCGCCATCGGGTCCGCAgaccgtgcgcgtgtgaccGCCCATCCAGACCCGGGcccggcacgcgcacaccgagcGCGACGCGTGGCATCCGGAGGTATGCGGccaagctgcgccgcgacaccgaCCACTCGTCGGGTGTGTACTGCACCATCTGCTCTTGATGGGTGCGAGAGGTGCGGACATTGTCCCctatatgtgtgtgtgtgcgagtgctcGCGGCCAGGGTACTTCGGCGTGtgaggtgtgggtggggcCCACAGGCGATTAGCCCACGCGGGAAGGCGTGCCTTGCGGCTGCCAAGGGGGACagaagcagagagggaggtgagggtgAGCACAAGGCGCTACGGATTGCATCGATGAGGCGCTTgaaggccgctgccgttcgTTTTGGCTTCCACGACTTCTCTCGTCGTCACAACGGTTGGGGAGTTCACCGCTCAGGCCAACAGAGAAACAAAGCTGGCAAGCATAAAAGCAGGCCATCGCACGATAAAGACGCCGCCACGGAGGCACCAGCGGCCCGCTGGACAGCCAAGCACAGGCGCGACCGATAAGTTGCAGCAACACAAAAAATGGTTAAGGGAAACAAAGGAGAAAGTAGAAGAGAGGCACCTCACCTGTGCGTATGTGTACACACTCGACGAGATGGTGGTGAGGAGGCCGgacaaggaggagagagcggtgggcacagcggcggctcATGGGAGTGATGCTGCTCTTCGTGGTTGATTCTGCTCGAtacggcgtgcgtgcgcgcccGCATAGCGATGCGGGGACCGACAAAACGGGCTTACGCGAGGCAGAGTGCACTCGCAACGCAGACAGTGTCTTCACAACGAGCGCACAACGCGAGAAGAGAAGCGCCACCCCACTGACAGCGCACCGTCCTTACCTCATGCTTCACATCACCAGGTTAAGCACCTTGCCCGCCGCATCCACCAACACGATCTGTATCTCTCATTCACGCAGTCGCACATATACACGCACTAGCCGcgatgcgcgcacacgtgcacagagaggggcgtaaagaaaggaaagggagatgCACGCGCTGGGGTCAGCGCATACGGAGACGCGCACGTATTAGGTCCAGCGGAGCCTCATAACGCTATCAAAAGtgagaaaaacaaagagggggccaacagacacacacgcgtgcgcacacccCGAGAGGTGCTGCGATGGCAGAAGCGCTCACTCGCCTTCCGTCGGGTGCCTTTGGGCGCTCGTGCGCTTGGAGGCCGCCACAATGCCGGCGCTGCATGCGGCCTCACGCGCCGCCCGCAACGCCGTGCCGCTCCCCGCCACATGTAGCGCTCAGCACCCCTCAACTTCCCCGTCGGCCCACGGCACTCGGCCgacaagagaggggaggtAGTGTGCAGTGCGCGCACCTCTGACGCACCAAGGCAGGCAGCCCACCAACGAGCCTTCCGCTGAGCGCGCCTCCGGTCAGCGTCACGACAGCGAGGATCGCTTGCAGATCGTGGAAGAATATGAGAATGGAAAAAGCCGGCGCCCGCACAGCTGCTCGCGCGGTGGGCTACAACGCAGACACCTCCGTCGCCTAGATCGTAACGTAGAtggtgccgccggtgccgaaGACAATGCCCACAACACCGCAGATCAGCAGCAGGTACGTGTTCAGGTACGTGAACCATcccacctgcgccaccgtgAAGTTGCCCGAGTACATGACGAAGAGCGCGGGGAAGACAAAGGCGATGAAGCCGCCGCTGATCGCGCCGGCGAAGCCGAAGACGGTGTTGATGTTCGGGATGAACAGgccacacagcagcgacgcgacGGAGAGCGCAAGCACGACGAGCAGGTGCTGCCAGAACGGGATGTTGTCCACGTACGTCGTGTCCTCGGCGgtctcctccacgtcctCACCCTCTTCGTAGCCCTCATCGACGGGTTGGGAGGGACTGTGGACCTTCGTTGTCCCCTCCGGGCCGTGGTCGCTGTCCACCCCGTCCAGCTTGCCGGACTGGACAACGTCACTatcggccgccgccgcggtcggATTTGCCCCctgctggacggcggcgtcgccagcgacgaAGCCGAGCTCCTCCGCGACAGCAGCCTCGGTGCGGTTGCGGTAGCGGTGCTGGAAGCCGATCAGGTAGTACAGGGAGTTGCGCGCTGCAATGGTGACTAACGCGTAGGCCACGCATAGCTTGATCATGACGGCAACGTAGGCGATCATGatgtccgcctcctcgagcggGTTGaacatgagcagcagcgacttgcCCAGCAGCTTCTTGCTGCCAAAGTCGAAGTAGCCGAACACGGACACTAGCACGTACAGCGTGCCGCAGAGCATCATTCCAATGAACGCCGACATCGTGAAGGTCTTCGACGTGCGAATCTCGGGCCTCAAATCCCACAGAACCTCCTGCGCGTTGATTTGGCACACGTACGCGAAAACAAAGATGCCGACGGAGTGGATTACGGAGTTGCCGGtgcgaaaaagaaagaccGTGTTGTGCTCCAGCTTGTCATCGTCCACCTGGTTGCCGGACAGCTTCACGTGCTTCGACGTTTCCGCCAGTCCGTTGCGGCAGCTGTGTGCGACAACCACGAAGACGAAGTACACCATAAATGCCACCGCGATGGCGGAGGCGTAGCGCAGTGAGTCGATGTGCTTCGGAATaaccagcggcagcatcacgaAGAGCCAAACGATGACGGTGAGCACGCGGTTGCCCTGCGTGGTGGCGAAGAACTGGATGGCTTTGTTGTCGgggtgctgctctgcggcgccggtgaaGATAGCACCAAAACAGTTGCCCAGGCTGATGACGTaggcgacgcagccggaGAAGCCGTAGAACCATCTGACGAACGCGGCCCAGTATGAGAAGGCATATCTTCTCGCTGGGAAGAGCCACCGCGCCAAGCCCTCGAAGGTCTTGATGCGCGTATTCTCCGATGCGAGTGCCAGGATGTACATGGAGAACACGGAGAAGTACGtgatgacgacgaggaagatCATGGCGGGGATGATGCCTGCTGAGTCGGTCGCCGCGGGCAGGCCAAGGATGCCGGCGCCGATGGAAGAGCTCGCCATGTTGAAGGCGCCGGAGAGAATGCCGCCGGGCGGCACGATCACGTACACCGCTTTgatgacggcgtcgcggaTGCCCTGGAGCACACCAAGACATCcggtgcggcgcggctgcgcgttCGACTGGCACTGAGAGCGCTGCCCTGCACTCCgcgacgtcgccgtcggctTGGCCTTGCGCACCGCACCTACGGCCATCTTTGTTCTGCTGGGAGAGTCCagcgtggcgccgccgcaggtgcTGGCGTGGTCGAGGTACTCCTCGCGCTGTTGCCCTCGACAGGTGTGAGAGCGGCTATCGGCTGATCGGTTTGACATGAGCCGCCCGATGTGTCGAAGCTaacacacaaaaagaagcagaggaggtgggagagggcCCTGGGTGGGGCGTGCGCAGATGATGCTGGTGGCGCGCAATAGCAGGAGACACGCGGAGGGCAgagggtggaggtggtggtgtcgagggcgacggtggcgagaTGGGAGAGCCGAGCAGCGCACATCACCGTTGTCGCGCGTAGCAGGAGCTCAAGGGTGCAGGGGCGCACGCAACGGGAGTGGCGAAGCCCCGCAGCGAGTAGAACACAAAGGGGAGCATGAGAGGccagggagagagaccgctgcgccgacatccgccgcgcagcacagcgtCACTGTTGTAACGCGTGAAGCACCGGCCGGGTGCGTCCTTTGGCAATGAGAAGGCGCAGCACCGAGAaagccgctgacggcgctgagCCGTGAggcaaccaccaccgcgcccgACCTTCGTGCGTatccagcagcacgccgtgCCTTCTCGTCTGCCAAAGAGATCCTCATCGCGGCGTAGTGGAGACacaacggcaccgccgctgaggagAAGCCGTGCATACCCACGGCCAGCAGGCATGCTCGGCGTTACGTCgatgcagcgccgaggcagtCCATCATCCAACCCACCTCACACGGGCTCTTCGTCAGCTTCCACAATGCCGGCAACGCCACCGTGAGGGAGCAGCTCGGTACAGAGATGCCAACGCCGCTCCACCTTGCAGCCCAGGTCCAGGCTGCCCCGTAAACGGCGCCTGCTCGCAAAAGCTGTGACGCCTggaggcacagcgccagccccCTCGCGCGCCCAGCAAGACCCCCGCTGCACGTTCAGCCAACACTTTACGATGCCGCAGAGCACGGGAGGCGGCGTCACCAGCACGACAGACAAACACCCCAGCTCAcgctgcaccacagcgcGCAAAGACATCCGCAAAGGGAGATGGGGGACACAGCCGGCCGAGGGGCTGTACCTGCCAAAGCGAGCCGCTGCCctgcgcacggcagcaccCGACCCCCAGCCGCCAGCTGCAAATCCACGCGCCTCGACACAGTACGTGGAGACACCGCCACCGGCCCGCCTGCCACTGGCACGCTACCGCGCACCGGGTGTCTACAGggaacacgcgcacacagcgctgccgtccaGCCGCCCgctcgcctgctgcgcggaaGAGGGGCTTCGTAGCGCGCGGGGGCAGGCGTATGCTGTGCGACGCGAGTGGCGGAGGTGATGGAGCCGTGTCGGTGCGCTAtgtgtgctgccgccatccaGGGGCGAGGCGGGCGCTCTCCCTGGCAGTCCGAGGCGAGAAGCGAAGGGCACGCGGGCCGCTGTCGGCGTCAGCGAGTCGTGGGTAGCCGCTGCTACGAAGGGGGATCGAGCGGGTGGGCGAATGGGGATTGTGTGAGGTGCGGGGTGCGCTACACGTGGCGGGCAAAGGTCGCAGCGCTTCGGTGACGGCGGCCAGCGCACCCCTGCGAAGAGACAGCTCGGTTCCTGAAGGGCGTTCCCTCCGCGCATTTGTTTGCGGCTGACCGGACTACGTGTGAAGGCGTGTTTCAGGCGCCGCCTTGCGCCcccgcgccgctgtggcacacacgcaagggGCGCAGGCGGCTAGCAGGCAAGCCAGAAGAAAGGGGAAGAGCAGTTGGCGGTGCCGGAAGAGATGCGCCCAGGGCTGCAGGTGCTTGATACCACCTTGGGCGTAgcgaagagggggtgggacAGGTGCCTGCACGCCCTCCAGCGCGCCTGCACTCACCTGCGTCGCAGTGGGACACACacttgcacacacaccgacacctGCATACCAAAGCGCGGGTCGTGAGCGGGCGAGGAGCTTGGGCGTGATGAGagacaggagagggagggtgggggcaTGCGCGGCGTGGCTTAGTGACGTTTGCTCTCGCAGCGTGTCCATTCGGCCATAGTGCCTAGGGTCAGTCTACCgggcctgccacaggcccgATCGCCCggtgcgaggcggccgctGACACAGGCGTGAAGGCAATGCCGCCACAGCCGTCTGAGAGCACGGCCCTGCCCCACACTCTACCCACGCCACACCTCtcaggtcgcctcacagccgctcccattatgccggccgccacctggCGCATTGCTTGGGGCGGCTCAGGCTTCCCACCAGGTGGGCAGTGTGAGGCCCGGGCGAGATGCGTTCGAGCCACACCGTCGGTACATACGTGTCGACGGTCGCGGGCCGCGccgacgcaacgccgtccagggcCCGACTGCCGGCATCAGTAGCGATACACCGCTCTGACATCGCCACGTCGTAGGTACCCGgccctgccgccaccagAAGCGGCTCTACAGTGGTCGGGGATAGGGACTCCTTGGCGTCCAcccacacggagagagagtgtgGTGCTGGGCAACAATACCGCGCGCTGACGCACCCGCCTGGACTCCCGTTATCATGCAGCGCAGAggagaacaaaaaaagagaaagaagacaacgaaggagagaggcgaaaATGTTTGCTTAGAACGCACCGGGTCAcgtcgtggcggcagcacaggTGACGTGAGTGCTGTCGCAGCGGTGTgtcggcggagggggggtggggaaggcaAGGGAAAAGCAGAAGTGCGGAACAGGAGTGGCAGcgtgagagggggggggggtggagatGAAGAGACAACGAGTAAAGTGCTGTAGGAGGAGAGGCTGGGCCACTGTAGAAGAGAGTCTGAGAGGCGTGGAGCAGGGTGATGGGGAAAGGCAGGGgttgggtggtggtgggagggaggggggagtccATCGGTCTGTCTCACCAGGGACGTACCAAACGAAGTAGAAGAAGGAGCGCCgtatgcttttttttgtttctgtgTTTTCATGGAAGGTAGGCACCCCACACCGATGGTGGGCATGCGTGAGAGACGGCGAGGACAGAGGAGAGCGGGGTGTTTGTTTCCTTGACCGTGTACTCCTCTTGAGGGGCGCAGTCACGcttctgcgtgtgtgcgcgagaAGGGAGGCATGCAAGGTGACATGAGCGTAGCAGTACCGGGCAGCACGGCAAACGCGTGAAGAAAtaaaaaaacagaagaagTGTGGGTgggtatatatatatatatggggATACGGAGCGGATGGCACGCAaagtggagggggggggatgtgtgtgtgtgtgtgtgtgcatgtgcgtgcagTGGCGtcaaaggaaaaagaaaagggttacacacacacacacacacacagaggtgGGACGCGCATATGCGCACATAGACGTCGGCATGCGTATTGGTATACTTGTACACACGCCGAACCAAACGAATAAAAAATGCCTTCATTggacaaaaaaagggagatCTGTGCCGAGAATAAACGACAAAACAAAAGCCGCCGAAGTGAACGCAGGACCCAAACCCTCCCCCCGAACCAAGTCTTTCTCACGACACctcgagagagagggagagagggagagagggagcttCATGAGGCATGAAAAACgtacgcgcgcgtgcacaggGCAAGAGAGACACCGACATCCAGAGGGCTGcgaaagcaaagaaaaaaaagttcGACGAAGGGAATAATAACAAAGTAAACGTAGAAAAGGGACGAATAAGGAGAGggaatgggggggggggaggcttGCCCAGGCACACGACTTGCGGGCTGCGCGTGGGCCGAATCTGGAGAACCgaagaaacaacaaaaaatgaACAGAAACGTTGAAAGGAAACTGAAATATCGAGATCCAGTCAGcgccctccgccccctcctgTGGCCGCATGCGCATCTCTCT
This genomic stretch from Leishmania mexicana MHOM/GT/2001/U1103 complete genome, chromosome 30 harbors:
- a CDS encoding amino acid permease, which codes for MSNRSADSRSHTCRGQQREEYLDHASTCGGATLDSPSRTKMAVGAVRKAKPTATSRSAGQRSQCQSNAQPRRTGCLGVLQGIRDAVIKAVYVIVPPGGILSGAFNMASSSIGAGILGLPAATDSAGIIPAMIFLVVITYFSVFSMYILALASENTRIKTFEGLARWLFPARRYAFSYWAAFVRWFYGFSGCVAYVISLGNCFGAIFTGAAEQHPDNKAIQFFATTQGNRVLTVIVWLFVMLPLVIPKHIDSLRYASAIAVAFMVYFVFVVVAHSCRNGLAETSKHVKLSGNQVDDDKLEHNTVFLFRTGNSVIHSVGIFVFAYVCQINAQEVLWDLRPEIRTSKTFTMSAFIGMMLCGTLYVLVSVFGYFDFGSKKLLGKSLLLMFNPLEEADIMIAYVAVMIKLCVAYALVTIAARNSLYYLIGFQHRYRNRTEAAVAEELGFVAGDAAVQQGANPTAAAADSDVVQSGKLDGVDSDHGPEGTTKVHSPSQPVDEGYEEGEDVEETAEDTTYVDNIPFWQHLLVVLALSVASLLCGLFIPNINTVFGFAGAISGGFIAFVFPALFVMYSGNFTVAQVGWFTYLNTYLLLICGVVGIVFGTGGTIYVTI